From the Pseudarthrobacter sp. MM222 genome, one window contains:
- the pdxT gene encoding pyridoxal 5'-phosphate synthase glutaminase subunit PdxT yields MTKPPSALPSRVGAGLRIGVLALQGDFREHLHAVQETGATGVGVRRPSELDDLDGLIIPGGESTTIDKLSRIFELRGPLCDRIQGGLPVYGSCAGMILLAKEIADPAKDLAGNPQQTFGGLDITVRRNAFGRQRESFETDLDFKGLEFSATEHGVAPVHAVFIRGPWVERVGDGVEVLARVEPSRAGHPESLDGTARIVAVRSGQLLATSFHPEVTGEKRVHELFIRMIRGEA; encoded by the coding sequence ATGACCAAACCCCCTTCTGCGCTTCCTTCCCGCGTGGGTGCAGGCCTGCGGATCGGAGTCCTGGCTCTGCAGGGCGATTTCCGCGAGCACCTGCACGCGGTGCAGGAAACCGGCGCCACCGGCGTCGGCGTGCGCCGTCCGTCCGAGCTCGACGACCTCGACGGCCTCATCATTCCGGGCGGGGAATCGACCACCATCGACAAGCTGTCGAGGATTTTCGAGCTTCGGGGCCCGCTCTGTGACCGCATCCAGGGCGGCCTGCCGGTCTACGGCTCCTGCGCAGGCATGATCCTGCTGGCCAAGGAGATCGCCGATCCGGCCAAGGACCTCGCAGGGAATCCGCAACAGACCTTCGGCGGCCTGGACATAACAGTCCGCCGCAACGCGTTCGGCCGGCAGCGTGAATCCTTCGAGACGGACCTCGATTTCAAGGGGCTGGAATTCAGCGCCACCGAGCACGGCGTGGCCCCGGTCCATGCGGTCTTCATCCGCGGGCCCTGGGTTGAGCGCGTCGGGGACGGCGTGGAAGTCCTCGCCAGGGTGGAACCGTCCCGGGCCGGCCACCCTGAGTCGTTGGACGGGACGGCTAGAATTGTTGCTGTGCGTTCCGGCCAGCTGCTGGCCACCTCCTTCCACCCGGAAGTGACGGGGGAGAAACGCGTGCACGAACTGTTTATTCGAATGATCAGAGGAGAAGCGTAA
- a CDS encoding YebC/PmpR family DNA-binding transcriptional regulator — translation MSGHSKWATTKHKKAILDSRRAKSFAKLIKNIEVAARMGGPDLAGNPSLELAVTKAKKTSVPADNIDRAIKRGAGLTGEVVDYTEIMYECRGPQGSALLIECLTDNKNRAASEVRLAISRNGGTIADPGSVSYLFSRKGVVSLPKNGLSEDDVLMAVLDAGAEEVKDNGDSFEIHSEPTDLQAIRDALKESGIDYETDEAEFVPSMQVPLDLEAAKKFLKLVDALEELDDVQNVYSNADLSDEVQAALEAE, via the coding sequence ATGTCAGGCCACTCCAAATGGGCGACGACCAAGCATAAGAAGGCCATCCTCGATAGCCGCCGCGCCAAGTCGTTCGCCAAGCTGATCAAGAACATCGAAGTCGCCGCGCGTATGGGCGGCCCTGACCTTGCCGGCAACCCGAGCCTGGAACTGGCCGTCACGAAGGCCAAGAAGACGTCGGTCCCGGCGGACAACATCGACCGCGCCATCAAGCGCGGCGCCGGCCTCACCGGCGAGGTCGTCGACTACACCGAGATCATGTACGAATGCCGCGGCCCGCAGGGTTCGGCGCTGCTGATCGAGTGCCTCACGGACAACAAGAACCGTGCCGCCTCGGAAGTCCGCCTCGCCATTTCCCGCAACGGCGGCACCATCGCCGATCCGGGTTCGGTCAGCTACCTCTTCAGCCGTAAGGGCGTTGTCTCCCTTCCGAAGAACGGCCTCAGCGAAGACGACGTGCTGATGGCGGTCCTCGACGCCGGCGCCGAAGAAGTCAAGGACAACGGCGACAGCTTCGAGATCCACTCCGAGCCGACCGACCTCCAGGCCATCCGCGACGCGCTCAAGGAATCCGGCATCGACTACGAGACAGATGAGGCGGAGTTCGTGCCGTCCATGCAGGTGCCGCTGGACCTCGAGGCCGCGAAGAAATTCTTGAAGCTCGTGGACGCCCTCGAAGAACTCGACGACGTCCAGAACGTGTACAGCAACGCCGACCTCAGCGACGAAGTGCAGGCCGCACTGGAAGCCGAGTGA
- the ruvB gene encoding Holliday junction branch migration DNA helicase RuvB: MAEPSLVDGGEEPEERVIEAALRPKNLHDFVGQHRVRKQLSLVLEASRMRGRSADHVLLSGPPGLGKTTLSMIIAAEMNAPLRISSGPAIQHAGDLAAILSSLSEGEVLFLDEIHRMSRPAEEMLYMAMEDFRVDIVVGKGAGATAIPLELPPFTLVGATTRAGLLPGPLRDRFGFTGHLEFYSVEELELVLRRSAGLLDLKVNSAGFSEIAGRSRGTPRIANRLLRRVRDWALVHGIEQIDARAASAALDMYEVDKRGLDRLDRAVLEALITKFGGGPVGLSTLAIAVGEETETVETVAEPYLVREGLLGRTPRGRIALAPAWTHLGYAVPAGIFAQDPLELFRAADLDEEPGGTADPEWIRNSQ, from the coding sequence GTGGCTGAACCGTCCCTCGTCGACGGGGGAGAGGAACCGGAGGAGCGCGTCATCGAGGCGGCCCTCCGGCCCAAGAACCTGCACGACTTCGTGGGCCAGCACCGGGTCCGCAAGCAGCTCTCCCTGGTCCTGGAGGCTTCGCGGATGCGCGGACGCAGCGCGGACCACGTCCTCCTCTCCGGTCCTCCCGGGCTGGGCAAGACCACACTCTCCATGATCATCGCGGCCGAAATGAACGCCCCGCTGCGGATCAGCAGCGGTCCGGCCATCCAGCACGCCGGCGACCTTGCCGCGATCCTCTCCTCCCTTTCCGAAGGTGAGGTCCTGTTCCTCGACGAGATCCACCGGATGTCCCGGCCTGCCGAGGAGATGCTCTACATGGCGATGGAGGACTTCCGTGTCGACATCGTCGTCGGCAAGGGCGCCGGTGCCACCGCCATCCCGCTCGAGCTGCCGCCGTTCACCCTGGTCGGTGCCACCACCAGGGCCGGGCTCCTGCCGGGACCGCTTCGCGACCGTTTCGGTTTCACCGGCCACCTTGAGTTCTATTCGGTGGAGGAGCTCGAACTCGTGCTGCGGCGCTCCGCCGGGCTCTTGGACCTGAAGGTCAACTCCGCCGGTTTCAGTGAAATCGCCGGACGGTCCCGGGGCACACCCCGCATCGCCAACCGGCTCCTGCGCCGGGTGCGCGACTGGGCCCTGGTGCACGGGATCGAGCAGATCGACGCCCGGGCAGCGTCCGCGGCACTGGACATGTACGAGGTGGACAAACGCGGCCTTGACCGGCTGGACCGTGCTGTCCTCGAGGCGCTGATTACGAAGTTCGGCGGCGGCCCCGTGGGCCTGTCCACCCTCGCGATTGCCGTCGGCGAGGAGACGGAGACCGTGGAGACAGTCGCCGAGCCGTACCTCGTCCGTGAGGGGCTGCTGGGCCGGACGCCCCGGGGCCGGATCGCCCTGGCTCCGGCCTGGACCCACCTTGGCTATGCGGTGCCTGCCGGGATCTTCGCGCAGGACCCCCTGGAGTTGTTCCGGGCCGCCGACCTCGACGAAGAACCCGGTGGGACGGCGGATCCGGAATGGATCCGTAACAGTCAGTAG
- a CDS encoding GNAT family N-acetyltransferase gives MERFGEERTADMRIERDDPGRDDVQRLLAGHLADMYATSPAESVHALDHAALSGPTITFWTARQEEELLGCGALKELGPGEGEIKSMRTAAHARGRGVATLLLARIQADARDSGYTRLFLETGSQEFFAPARRLYQRHGFKECAPFADYAPDPNSVFMTRDLSLGIR, from the coding sequence ATGGAACGCTTTGGCGAGGAGCGAACGGCCGACATGCGGATTGAGCGCGATGACCCCGGGCGCGACGACGTCCAGCGGCTCCTCGCCGGGCATCTGGCGGACATGTACGCTACGTCGCCCGCGGAAAGCGTCCACGCGCTGGACCACGCGGCGCTTTCCGGCCCGACCATCACCTTCTGGACCGCCCGGCAGGAAGAGGAGCTCCTCGGCTGCGGAGCACTGAAGGAGCTCGGACCCGGCGAGGGCGAAATCAAGTCCATGCGCACGGCGGCCCACGCGAGGGGCCGGGGCGTTGCCACGCTTTTGCTCGCCCGCATCCAGGCGGACGCCAGGGACAGCGGTTACACGCGGTTGTTTCTGGAAACCGGAAGCCAGGAGTTCTTCGCCCCCGCCCGCCGGCTCTATCAGCGGCACGGATTCAAGGAATGCGCCCCGTTTGCCGACTATGCCCCGGACCCGAACAGCGTTTTTATGACCCGCGACCTCAGCCTCGGGATCCGTTAA
- a CDS encoding RelA/SpoT family protein, translating to MEERSTPVQAAPADKSASQATQTGLVVPVRAEPAVPIDNSGARPTFPGRRERTRSRLARLTGRGAPAYSPILEPLLRTVRANNPKEDFDLIQRAFVVAERCHRGQKRKSGDPYITHPVAVATILAELGLSGTTLAAALLHDTVEDTSYTLTDLKAEFGPEVAMLVDGVTKLDKVSFGEAAQSETVRKMVVAMAKDIRVLMIKLADRLHNARTWRFVSAESSARKARETLEIFAPLAHRLGMNTIKWELEDLSFAALYPKVYEEIVRMVGDRTPEREKNLGVIRNQITDDLREAKIKATITGRPKHYYSIYQKMIVRDKDFDDINDLMGVRVLVDSVRDCYAALGAMHSRWNPLPGRFKDYIAMPKFNMYQSLHTTVIGPGGKPVEIQIRTHEMHRRAEYGVAAHWKYKDQPNRTASGPGSPRDGDMGWLRSLVDWQQETSDPGEFLDSLRFEINAREVFVFTPKGEVMALPAGSTPVDFAYAVHTEVGHRTIGARVNGKLVPLNSELNHGDWVEIFTSKAEGAGPSQDWQHFVKSARARNKIRQWFSKERREESIERGKDLLTKAMRKQNLPLQRLMTHDALAAIAEDFKYVDISGLYAGVGDGHTSAQSVMERLVESLGGNDTPEDDLTEVSIPTQVTKARYSDSGVVVRGVDDVWVKLARCCTPVPPDPILGFVTRGSGVSVHRTDCTNVSGLLEQPDRIVEVDWAPTQSSVFLVEIQVEALDRKSLLSDVTRILSENHVNILAASVHTSTDRVAISKFAFEMGDPKYLSHVLSAVRRIDGVFDVYRTTGNRRRS from the coding sequence TTGGAAGAACGTTCGACGCCGGTGCAGGCGGCACCGGCGGATAAGAGTGCCAGCCAGGCTACCCAGACTGGTCTGGTGGTTCCCGTACGCGCCGAGCCAGCCGTTCCGATCGACAATTCGGGAGCCCGGCCCACCTTCCCCGGCCGCCGGGAACGCACGCGTTCCAGGCTCGCCCGATTAACAGGCCGCGGCGCCCCCGCCTACTCGCCCATCCTCGAGCCGCTGCTGCGCACCGTCCGCGCCAACAACCCCAAAGAGGACTTCGACCTCATCCAGCGCGCCTTCGTCGTGGCGGAGCGCTGTCATCGCGGTCAGAAGCGCAAGAGCGGCGACCCCTACATCACCCACCCCGTGGCGGTAGCCACCATCCTCGCCGAGCTGGGCCTCAGCGGAACCACCCTTGCCGCGGCGCTGCTGCACGACACCGTGGAGGACACCTCCTACACGCTGACGGACCTCAAGGCCGAGTTCGGGCCCGAGGTTGCGATGCTGGTGGACGGCGTCACCAAGCTGGACAAGGTCAGCTTCGGCGAGGCCGCCCAGTCCGAAACGGTGCGCAAGATGGTCGTGGCGATGGCCAAGGACATCCGCGTGCTGATGATCAAACTTGCTGACCGGCTGCACAACGCCCGCACTTGGCGCTTCGTCTCGGCAGAGTCCTCGGCCCGGAAGGCCCGGGAAACCTTGGAAATCTTCGCGCCACTGGCCCACCGGCTCGGCATGAACACGATCAAATGGGAGCTGGAGGACCTGTCCTTCGCCGCCCTGTATCCGAAGGTCTATGAGGAAATCGTGCGGATGGTGGGGGACCGGACGCCGGAGCGCGAAAAGAACCTCGGAGTCATCCGCAACCAGATCACGGATGACCTGCGCGAGGCCAAGATCAAGGCCACCATCACCGGACGGCCGAAGCACTATTACTCGATCTACCAGAAGATGATCGTCCGGGACAAGGACTTTGACGACATCAACGACCTGATGGGCGTCCGGGTCCTCGTCGACTCCGTCCGGGACTGCTACGCCGCCCTCGGCGCCATGCATTCGCGCTGGAACCCCCTGCCCGGGCGGTTCAAAGACTACATCGCGATGCCGAAGTTCAATATGTATCAGTCCCTTCACACCACCGTGATCGGTCCGGGCGGCAAACCGGTGGAGATCCAGATCCGCACCCATGAGATGCACCGCCGCGCCGAGTACGGCGTGGCCGCGCACTGGAAGTACAAGGACCAGCCCAACCGTACGGCCTCCGGACCCGGCAGCCCCCGCGACGGCGACATGGGCTGGTTGCGCTCCCTCGTCGACTGGCAGCAGGAAACCTCGGATCCGGGCGAATTCCTTGACTCGCTGCGCTTCGAAATCAACGCCCGCGAGGTCTTCGTCTTCACCCCCAAGGGCGAGGTCATGGCCCTGCCGGCCGGTTCCACGCCCGTCGACTTCGCCTACGCGGTGCACACCGAGGTGGGCCACCGCACCATTGGCGCCCGGGTCAACGGCAAGCTGGTGCCCCTCAACAGCGAACTGAACCACGGCGACTGGGTGGAGATCTTTACCTCGAAGGCCGAGGGGGCCGGCCCCAGCCAGGACTGGCAGCACTTCGTCAAGAGCGCCAGGGCGCGCAACAAGATCCGGCAGTGGTTCAGCAAGGAACGCCGCGAGGAGTCGATCGAACGCGGCAAGGACCTGCTGACCAAGGCAATGCGCAAGCAGAACCTGCCGCTGCAGCGCCTGATGACCCACGACGCCTTGGCTGCGATCGCCGAAGACTTCAAGTACGTTGACATCTCCGGCCTCTACGCCGGCGTCGGCGACGGGCACACCTCCGCGCAGTCCGTCATGGAACGCCTCGTGGAGAGTCTCGGCGGCAACGACACCCCCGAAGACGACCTCACCGAGGTCTCCATCCCGACCCAGGTAACCAAGGCCCGGTACTCCGATTCCGGCGTCGTGGTCCGCGGTGTGGATGACGTCTGGGTCAAACTCGCCCGCTGCTGCACTCCGGTGCCGCCGGACCCGATCCTGGGCTTCGTCACGCGCGGCTCCGGCGTCTCGGTGCACCGGACCGACTGCACCAATGTCAGCGGCCTGCTGGAGCAGCCGGACCGGATCGTCGAAGTGGACTGGGCGCCCACACAGTCCAGCGTCTTCCTGGTCGAGATCCAGGTCGAAGCGCTGGACCGCAAGTCCCTGCTCTCCGACGTCACCCGGATCCTCTCCGAAAACCACGTCAACATCCTCGCGGCCAGCGTGCACACTTCCACGGACCGGGTGGCCATCTCCAAGTTCGCCTTCGAGATGGGCGACCCCAAGTACCTGAGCCATGTGCTGAGCGCCGTTCGCCGGATCGATGGCGTCTTCGACGTCTACCGGACCACG
- the ruvC gene encoding crossover junction endodeoxyribonuclease RuvC: MTLRVLGVDPGLTRCGIGVVDVEKNRRATMVAFGVVGTSPEESLDQRLLVIATSIDDWLDKYEPHVLAVERVFSQLNVSTVMGVAQASGVVIAAAARRGIPVALHTPSEVKAAVTGSGTSNKDAVTKLVTKILRLDAPPRPADAADALALAITHAWRSGSGTSNKGTATTGPGSQSLTPAQRAWADAEAKARRAR, encoded by the coding sequence GTGACCCTTCGCGTCCTCGGCGTCGATCCGGGCCTTACCCGCTGCGGGATCGGCGTCGTGGACGTTGAGAAGAACCGGCGCGCCACCATGGTGGCGTTCGGCGTCGTCGGAACTTCGCCCGAGGAAAGCCTCGACCAGCGGCTGCTGGTCATCGCCACCTCCATCGATGACTGGCTCGACAAGTACGAACCCCACGTCCTCGCCGTCGAACGCGTCTTCTCCCAACTCAATGTCAGCACCGTGATGGGAGTCGCGCAGGCATCCGGCGTGGTGATTGCCGCCGCCGCGCGCCGCGGGATCCCGGTGGCACTGCACACCCCGTCCGAGGTCAAGGCCGCCGTCACGGGCAGCGGAACGTCCAACAAGGACGCCGTCACCAAGCTGGTGACCAAAATCCTCCGCCTCGACGCACCGCCGCGTCCGGCCGATGCCGCCGACGCCCTGGCGCTGGCGATCACACATGCGTGGCGGTCCGGCAGCGGGACTTCCAACAAGGGCACAGCCACCACCGGACCGGGCAGCCAGTCGCTGACCCCGGCCCAGCGGGCCTGGGCCGACGCCGAGGCCAAAGCGCGCCGCGCACGGTGA
- the yajC gene encoding preprotein translocase subunit YajC: MTILLFVMLGLFIFMMFRRNKKTQQQQTQLQSKFAPGVEVMTSFGLYGRIVEIDEEENKVLLELSPGNTATVHRQAVTKIVEPVVAAEEETVVPDDASSLTTETADRPAPAADAPRTETPDETLRRLNDEGKKDS; the protein is encoded by the coding sequence ATGACGATTCTCCTCTTCGTCATGCTCGGACTTTTCATCTTCATGATGTTCCGCCGCAACAAGAAGACGCAGCAGCAGCAGACCCAGCTCCAGTCGAAGTTCGCACCGGGCGTAGAGGTCATGACCAGCTTCGGGCTGTACGGGCGCATCGTGGAAATCGACGAGGAAGAAAACAAAGTCCTGCTCGAACTCTCCCCGGGCAACACCGCCACCGTGCACCGCCAGGCCGTCACCAAGATCGTTGAGCCGGTTGTTGCAGCCGAGGAGGAGACGGTTGTTCCCGACGACGCTTCCTCCCTGACCACCGAAACGGCGGACCGGCCCGCCCCTGCCGCTGACGCGCCGCGCACTGAAACACCCGACGAAACCTTGCGCCGCCTCAATGACGAAGGTAAGAAAGACAGCTAG
- a CDS encoding type 1 glutamine amidotransferase, producing MNIYGDWGNALVLAQRLRWHGYTPELLEYNVGDDFPADVDLIVGGGGQDSGQLVIQDDLLSRESTLKDLAEDGTPMLVICGLYQLFGRFFKTRTGSVIPGIGILDVETHGTDERLIGNVAVSSPEFGSILGYENHSGQTALGPGVAPLGTTAKGTGNNSNDGQEGARYRNIVASYLHGSLLPKNPNLADFLIRTAVERKYGSFSPGSPDDSFAVLAREHAARRPR from the coding sequence ATGAACATCTACGGCGACTGGGGCAACGCCCTGGTCCTCGCCCAGCGCCTCCGCTGGCACGGCTACACGCCGGAGCTCCTGGAATACAACGTGGGCGACGACTTCCCCGCGGACGTGGACCTGATCGTCGGCGGCGGCGGGCAGGACAGCGGACAGCTCGTAATCCAGGACGACCTGCTCTCCCGGGAATCCACCTTGAAGGATCTGGCCGAGGACGGTACGCCGATGCTGGTGATCTGCGGCCTGTACCAGTTGTTCGGGAGGTTCTTCAAAACCCGGACGGGCTCGGTCATTCCCGGAATCGGCATTCTGGACGTGGAAACGCACGGGACTGACGAGCGGCTGATCGGCAACGTCGCGGTGTCCTCACCGGAGTTCGGCAGCATCCTCGGGTACGAAAACCACAGCGGCCAGACCGCCCTGGGACCGGGCGTCGCCCCGCTGGGGACAACGGCTAAGGGCACCGGCAATAACAGCAATGACGGCCAGGAAGGCGCCCGCTACCGCAACATAGTGGCGAGCTACCTGCACGGTTCGCTGCTGCCAAAGAACCCGAACCTGGCAGACTTCCTGATCCGGACCGCCGTCGAACGCAAGTACGGCAGCTTCTCCCCGGGCAGCCCGGACGACTCCTTTGCGGTCCTCGCCCGCGAGCACGCGGCCCGCCGGCCCCGCTGA
- the secF gene encoding protein translocase subunit SecF has translation MASFSNFGNELYTGKRSYDFVGYKKIWFLIAAVAVALSILLPVAKGGFNLGIEFRGGSEFTVSNVKTTDPTIGEKAVEDVVSGSVPRVANVAGNTMRIQTDKLTDDETLQIKDGLTQAYGVTENEVTSTFIGPTWGADVTKQALLGLVIFVALAAVLMALYFRTWKMSLSAIVGMLVTMFITAGVYALSDFEVTPSAIIGFLTVLSYSLYDTVVVFDKIRENTDDLQASTRRTFGEEVNLAVNQTLVRSINTMMVAILPVGAILFIGAGLLGAGTLRDLSLALFVGILIGTAATIFIAAPLFAWLRQNEPDLVKQAKRVEQRRAETAAKSAAPATA, from the coding sequence ATGGCCAGCTTCTCGAATTTCGGTAACGAGCTGTACACGGGCAAGCGCTCGTACGATTTTGTCGGCTACAAGAAGATCTGGTTCCTGATCGCGGCGGTCGCCGTGGCGCTCTCGATCCTGCTCCCGGTCGCCAAGGGCGGCTTCAACCTCGGGATCGAATTCCGGGGCGGGTCCGAGTTCACCGTCTCGAACGTCAAGACCACGGACCCGACGATCGGGGAGAAGGCTGTCGAGGATGTTGTTTCCGGCAGCGTCCCGCGCGTGGCCAACGTCGCCGGCAACACGATGCGCATCCAGACGGACAAGCTCACGGATGACGAGACGCTGCAGATCAAGGATGGCCTCACCCAGGCTTACGGCGTCACCGAGAACGAAGTGACGTCCACGTTCATCGGCCCCACGTGGGGTGCGGACGTTACCAAGCAGGCCCTGCTGGGTCTGGTCATCTTCGTGGCGCTGGCCGCCGTGCTGATGGCGCTGTATTTCCGCACCTGGAAGATGTCGCTGTCAGCGATTGTCGGCATGCTCGTGACGATGTTCATCACGGCCGGCGTCTACGCCCTCAGCGATTTCGAGGTGACGCCGTCGGCCATCATCGGATTCCTTACGGTTCTGAGCTACTCGCTGTACGACACCGTGGTGGTCTTCGACAAGATCCGTGAAAACACCGACGACCTGCAGGCCTCCACCCGCCGGACCTTCGGTGAGGAAGTCAACCTTGCAGTCAACCAGACGCTCGTCCGCTCCATCAACACCATGATGGTGGCCATCCTGCCCGTTGGCGCGATCCTGTTCATCGGTGCCGGGCTGTTGGGTGCCGGAACGCTGCGGGACCTCTCGCTGGCGCTTTTCGTGGGAATCCTGATCGGCACGGCAGCGACGATCTTCATCGCAGCTCCGCTATTCGCGTGGCTGCGCCAGAACGAACCTGACCTGGTGAAGCAGGCCAAGCGGGTTGAGCAGCGCCGGGCCGAGACGGCCGCCAAGAGCGCGGCGCCGGCCACGGCTTAG
- the ruvA gene encoding Holliday junction branch migration protein RuvA has product MISFLRGTVAHVGLSSAVIDLNGAGMSVNATPQTLSSLKVGEEGKLFTSLIVREDSLTLFGFSSDDEREVFDILLSVSGVGPRLALAVLAVHEPEAIRVAAHSGDGKSFTKVPGIGPKVAGRIVLELAGKLVPHGTGGSTGGAAPARSAEAVWKPQVVAAMTSLGWSEKDATSSIDKSLADSPELAEQGNVAEILRATLRWLGQDGARAGNRVGARG; this is encoded by the coding sequence TTGATCAGTTTTCTCCGCGGAACCGTAGCGCACGTTGGCCTGTCCTCGGCAGTGATCGACCTCAACGGCGCCGGCATGAGCGTAAACGCGACCCCGCAGACCCTCAGCAGCCTGAAAGTGGGTGAGGAGGGAAAGCTGTTCACCTCCCTGATTGTCCGGGAGGACTCCCTCACCCTGTTCGGCTTTTCCAGCGACGACGAACGCGAGGTGTTCGACATCCTGCTGAGCGTCAGCGGCGTCGGGCCCCGCCTGGCCCTGGCCGTGCTGGCCGTGCACGAGCCCGAGGCCATCCGGGTTGCCGCCCACTCGGGCGACGGCAAGTCCTTCACGAAGGTGCCCGGCATCGGGCCGAAGGTTGCCGGCCGGATCGTGCTGGAGCTGGCCGGCAAGCTGGTGCCGCACGGAACGGGCGGCAGCACCGGAGGCGCGGCCCCCGCCCGGTCCGCCGAAGCGGTCTGGAAGCCGCAGGTGGTCGCCGCGATGACCAGCCTGGGCTGGTCCGAAAAGGACGCGACTTCCAGTATTGACAAGTCCCTGGCCGATTCCCCCGAGCTGGCAGAGCAGGGCAACGTGGCGGAAATCCTGCGCGCGACGCTCCGCTGGCTGGGCCAGGACGGCGCCCGCGCCGGGAACCGGGTAGGCGCCCGTGGCTGA
- the secD gene encoding protein translocase subunit SecD, which produces MARTGPKNSALRALVWLGVILAVLTAVLAGGTIAGQASWAPKLALDLEGGTQMILAPKVEGGSDINEEQLNQAVAIIRQRVDGSGVAEAEISTQSGRNVVVSLPGTPSKETRALIQASADMNFRPVLQAGAGAAVPAESRTPAEQLPKPAAEPTNGSDENWITPEVYQQFEALDCDNPAQDKQERSDPAKPLVTCEPASANSPAIKYILGPVEVKGSNIKGSTFQLQRGAQGAVTNEWAVNIQFDDEGTAKFKEVTERLYQFYTAAGGQTGSDPKAQFAIVLDDQVISAPRSLAVITDGRPQITGGFTEASAKALSDQLRFGALPISFEIQSEQQISATLGGEQLRMGMLAGLIGLLLVVVYSLFQYRALGFVTVASLVVAGALTYLAIAILGWTENYRLSLAGVAGLIVAIGQTADSFIVYFERIRDELREGRGLVSAVENGWKRAKRTVLASKAVNLLAALVLYFVAVGNVRGFAFTLGLTAIADLIVVFMFTHPTLRLLARTKFFGEGHRFSGLDPKRLGAVPLYRGAGRIRTPEQKPTMAVRAKNTGAAAEAERRMTIAERRLAERQEQEKQGQLAGSSKSASKEGK; this is translated from the coding sequence ATGGCACGAACTGGCCCCAAAAACTCAGCCCTCAGGGCGCTGGTCTGGCTTGGCGTTATTCTCGCCGTCCTGACTGCCGTCCTGGCGGGCGGCACGATTGCCGGCCAGGCGAGCTGGGCTCCCAAGCTCGCCCTGGACCTTGAAGGCGGCACCCAGATGATCCTGGCGCCCAAGGTTGAGGGCGGTTCGGACATCAATGAAGAACAGCTCAACCAGGCCGTGGCGATCATCCGTCAGCGCGTGGATGGCTCGGGCGTCGCGGAAGCTGAAATCAGCACGCAGTCCGGCCGCAACGTCGTGGTCAGCCTCCCCGGCACCCCCTCCAAGGAAACCCGTGCGCTGATCCAGGCGTCGGCAGACATGAACTTCCGCCCGGTGCTGCAGGCCGGTGCAGGCGCAGCCGTCCCGGCGGAATCCCGGACCCCCGCCGAGCAGCTGCCCAAGCCCGCAGCGGAGCCCACCAACGGCAGCGACGAAAACTGGATCACCCCCGAGGTCTACCAGCAGTTCGAGGCACTGGACTGTGACAACCCGGCCCAGGACAAGCAGGAGCGCTCCGACCCGGCCAAGCCGCTGGTGACCTGCGAACCCGCGTCCGCCAACTCGCCCGCCATCAAATACATTCTCGGCCCCGTCGAGGTGAAGGGCTCGAACATCAAGGGTTCGACCTTCCAGCTCCAGCGCGGAGCCCAGGGCGCGGTGACCAACGAGTGGGCCGTCAACATCCAGTTCGACGATGAAGGCACCGCGAAGTTCAAGGAAGTCACCGAGCGGCTCTACCAGTTCTACACCGCGGCCGGCGGCCAGACGGGTTCGGACCCGAAGGCCCAGTTCGCCATCGTCCTCGACGACCAGGTCATCTCGGCCCCGCGTTCCCTCGCGGTCATCACCGACGGCCGCCCGCAGATCACCGGTGGCTTCACCGAGGCATCCGCGAAGGCCCTCTCCGACCAGCTGCGCTTCGGCGCCCTGCCGATCAGCTTCGAAATTCAGAGCGAACAGCAGATCTCCGCAACCCTCGGCGGGGAACAGCTCCGCATGGGCATGCTCGCCGGGCTGATCGGCCTGCTCCTCGTGGTGGTCTACTCGCTCTTCCAGTACCGGGCGCTCGGCTTCGTCACCGTGGCCTCGCTCGTAGTGGCCGGCGCACTGACCTACCTCGCCATCGCCATCCTGGGCTGGACCGAGAACTACCGCCTGTCCCTCGCCGGCGTCGCGGGCCTCATCGTCGCCATCGGCCAGACGGCGGACTCGTTCATCGTCTACTTCGAACGCATCCGTGACGAGCTCCGCGAGGGCCGCGGCCTCGTTTCCGCCGTTGAGAACGGCTGGAAGCGCGCCAAGCGCACGGTCCTGGCGTCCAAGGCCGTGAACCTCCTCGCCGCCCTCGTGCTGTACTTCGTGGCGGTCGGCAACGTGCGCGGCTTCGCGTTCACCCTCGGCCTCACCGCGATCGCCGACCTCATCGTCGTCTTCATGTTCACCCACCCGACCCTGAGACTGCTGGCCCGCACCAAGTTCTTCGGTGAAGGCCACAGGTTCTCCGGGCTCGACCCGAAGCGCCTCGGTGCGGTTCCGCTGTACCGGGGAGCAGGCCGTATCCGCACCCCGGAGCAGAAGCCCACGATGGCGGTCCGTGCCAAGAACACCGGCGCCGCGGCCGAAGCCGAGCGCCGGATGACGATAGCGGAGCGCCGGCTCGCGGAACGTCAGGAACAGGAAAAGCAGGGCCAGCTCGCTGGTTCCTCCAAGAGCGCGTCCAAGGAGGGCAAGTAA